The window CGGCTACCTGCTCAAAAGAGCGAGAGAACACGGCGCTGGCCGTGCGTGTCAAGCTGGTGAGAGCTCCTGCTTTGGGCACAGACTGGCTCGAAGTGAGCGTGAGACGTTTGACGGACGTCTCCACGCTCTCGCTAGCCGCTCGACCGATGGGGAGCGGGCTGGATTCTTTGTCCTTGCTGCGCCCGCCCAGACGGTACTTCTTTATGGCCTTTGCCCCTAGATTTAACGCGGTCACGCTGttgctgatgatgatggtgggtgGGTTTGTGTCAGGCGCCATCCCGCCTTCGTCCGCCTCCGAAATATCCATCAGCTCATCCGGGGAACCCAGATCCACTGCGTCTGTGGTGGTCACACAAAGGGAGACAAGCGGAGTTAACAGTCAATCTGCGGCCAATGGACAAAACCCATTTGCCATCCAGCCCATTACATTCAGTCCAAATCTTCTACATTAATGTGCCATGATACTGACTGGCCTGATTTGGTTAAAACTGAATAGTCATGGGCTGCAGGGAAAACGTATGACTGTCTTCCAGCAGGTGGCGCCATCACCACAGCCTGAGAGAGGATTGATTTCTCGCAACCTGCTGCCAAGACTTTTGTTTTGGATTCCCACCaccaacaaaatgttttctaatGTGGTGTATCGGTGAGGGAGCGAAATGTCCCAAAAGATGCAGGTGAGGAAAGTGTTGAGGGTGTGAGCCTAGGACACATCACAAAGGGAAAGTGAAGAAGGCAAGACATTCAATTagtcactcaaaaaaaaaaacacacacacacaagtccttCTGCATCCTAAGCCGCTAATAATTTGTAGTGGAACAGAACAACAATGAAAAGCTGGGAAACAGAAATGCAGGTTACTGTATCCAATGCTCCGATTCATCAGTCATGAAAAGGTTTGTGCTAAATTAAGACCTGCATATCTTTGTCCCGCTTCTGTCTAATAAAAAGTGTCCAAGTGCAACCCAGGAGTGCTGTCGAGGAGGCACAACATTTGCATTTGATGTCATAGACAGTGAATAATATAAATCTGTGAGGAGAACTGTTTGCTTGCTTTGTCATGAGTTGAAGGAACGATAACGGCGGATTGTGAGGAAGTCTGAGCCACGGGGGACGGAGTGAGtcaaaaaggtgaaaaaaaggGTTGGTTAAAAAGTGGGAAGAATCATCAAGGGTTTTTTTCAGACCACGACGCACCCACTGACAGTTACCTAGGTTACCACAGGATTGGGGCAAGGGGAAGGAAGAACTTAGTGCTGGCTCCTCCCTATGGAGAACGACCCAGAACTCTCATTTTCCAGCATTCGCCTCACAGACTTCTGCCTCCTGACCTCCTGCCCCCGCATGCTGGACCCATGACTTCGGGGTTCCGGGCTGACATCGGAGGCACCTCCCAAAGTTTCGCCGTCCGGGTAGGTGCGGCCGTCGGAGCGCGCTCGCAGGGATTCTCCGTTGGGCATTCGCTCGCTGCTCACGCCCGTCACACTGATATGATACGCGGCCTCACTGTCTACACTCACCTCCTGGGACTCTGCTGGTCGGGCACAGGAAGGTttgcacaacacacaaacatccaTGTCATGCACACGCATGAAAAAAGGGCAATGTGTGCAGGCACACATGACCCAAAAGACACAAAACAGAATTAAAGCAATAACAGAAAgatccaaataaaatacaaaaaatatgatGAAAGTATATGCAACGGAGTTGAACATTTGGATGGAAATGTATGAATATCACAATGACAGAAACCATCCATCCAGAGGTTTCATCCTGGTTGCCCACACTCATCTGACATCTCACCGTGTCGTTTCCAGCGGTGGCCCCTGATAGAGAGCGACGTGACAGCATTCCGAGAGATCCTGGAAGCGGTGGGTGTGATCTCCACCTGGATGCTAGGTGCACCCTCCTTGGTGTTGCTTTTCAGAGCCGCGCCCTGCTGCGTCGACTTGATGGCGTTGCCCACCTGATCAAATACACACAATAGTCCCTTGCCATTCAAAATCATCAGAAAAGCATTATTGACAAGTCCAGCCAACATGTGACTCTAATACAAATAATCTACACGCTAATCCTATTTCTCCTAAGCGAAAGTGTAAATTCTTAGAGGCCACCGAGTACTTACACGTCCTTAAAAGGAAcatgcagcagcagaagcagcagcacaaTCCAAAAGGCTACAATCCCGGGACAATGTGTCTTTTGCTCCAATGATGGAGGGAACGTCCACTTGCTGGCCACTTCATTCGGGTGTCATTCACTTCAAAGCTCTTTTTAGCTAAAAATCATGTCTTTTCACGATTGCGGGGGACAGCGAGGTACAGTTATGTGCGGCTCCTGCGGATTCTCCCCGAACAAGCCCAACAACGGCAGCTCCGTATCTACGGCTTCCCGCTCCTACCGTACTGGTGGCatctcagagggtttgctgcctCATTCCTACGTGTTCAGTAGTAGTACACCTCGCGAGGTGAGACCATTCCAGACTGGAATCCGAACTGAGACCTGTCCAATAATGTGAGGCCCTGGATCTTTTGGTCTTCATTTTCCATGCCAATCAatttacgttttttttccatgtataatgcgcaaaatttaactaatttattgtcctaaaatctggggtgcgcattatacatgggtacaatttctttttaatttttttcttttttttttctttgaagaaaatcatggtacaacaatttttgaagaaaatcttgtcacggatggagtgtggaaaggagcagggcgaccaagtgcagcttggaccagggttcattggaggaactcaaaacacagactttgtaaactaacataactctctaacaaaaccaacaacaggactgaccgacaaagacgtggaacaaaaagacagggtgacattaccaaagacaggaacagaaacctgtgttattgtcaaatattgtttgttttttaatctccatcgcggagaTACGGAGgaagtatcactgcgcatgcgcactatggatgcacaatgcgaatagtcctcttcttgaccctcttcttgactgacaatgaatgtgataattTAATACAATGAGCAAATaacaatgcgtattacagggaatatttcatttcacaacgctttgccttgttcctttcatctctgctgttcacttcacacgcgctccatacgaacgcaatgctctcgtatcagacgcttgctcgatcacctgcccgTTTGCTGCCCTAcgagggtcgcaggcgtgctggaacctatcccagccgtcatcgggcagtgggcggcggacaccctgaaccggatgccagccaatcgcagggcacacagagacaaacaaccatttgcactcacacctagggacaatttggagtcttcaatcggcctaccaagcatgttttggggatgtgggaggaaaccggagtgccccgagaaaacccacgcgggcccggggagaacatgcaaactccacacagggagggccggaggtggaatcgaacttgcacccacctaactgtgaggcggacgtgctacccagtgcgccaccgagccgtccttaggatccatccgttgcaaagtttctttgaaccattgcaaagagtgagtttttttcttttcttctttttatgtgtatttacaaaggaacctttggactttaaagaaacctctatgaagtttctttgataagtgcattcaggcattggtgtaatgcatgatactgagtctttcctggaacagcagaagcaagctcgagagatggcgaccccagaaaacactcCTCAAGATGCAAACATTGACCTCTCCCCCAACCGCATCACACGTCTCCAGGAGATGGAAgctctccgcaagctcaacgaccttctggtcgtttacgtcgacaacgcccgttcccgggaagtggagaacgccggcttgcgtttgcgcatcgctgaatccgaaacagaggtgtcccggcagctgactggcctgaaggccgtttacgagacggagctggcgaaagcccgtgcgtctCTGGACtcggaggccacagagcgtgcacgtctgcagCCGGAGTTGACCAAGCTGAGGATGGAATTCGACGAGCTGAAagaaaggtgaggcccggccattttatcaaaaatatgccaacaacaaaatggatactggatattagtgctgacataattgctttgctgctggggccacaccccaaggaaaatcctcctcgtgactaattgcagctcaattggactttcagttaaccatcccatagtcgcacatcaatataaatagcacatttgactgcgtcgagggtttaatactgtttttgttttactaatttattgtcctgtgCGGGTCTGGGGTGCgcgttatacatgggtacaaaaacaaaacaataatattttttttttttttttaaatccgtatATGATACAAAGACCGCCATTAcaaatgcgctttcttctctgctgttcacttcaaacatgctccatacaaacacaatgctctcgtatcagacgcttgctcgatcacctgctcgtttgctgtcacaatgtaccctacacaaatccgaaacatttcttcactatcgagtttgctagcgcatgcgcagtgatactgaccggcagaataacatccagttgttcccaaagatgatcttttttctgaaataattttacgtttagggacttaagtaggagtcaaaatttgggtgcgtattatacatgggtacaggcttttttccagcatcaacatggcatttttagggtgcgtattacacatgggggcgcattatacatggaaaaaaacggtaattgtccatccattttccatattcccagtttatgtgtacatctgtcatctcaggaacacgaagaaagaatccgatctggcaggAGC of the Syngnathus typhle isolate RoL2023-S1 ecotype Sweden linkage group LG20, RoL_Styp_1.0, whole genome shotgun sequence genome contains:
- the LOC133144952 gene encoding hyccin-like codes for the protein MENEDQKIQGLTLLDRSQFGFQSGMVGNAIKSTQQGAALKSNTKEGAPSIQVEITPTASRISRNAVTSLSIRGHRWKRHDAVDLGSPDELMDISEADEGGMAPDTNPPTIIISNSVTALNLGAKAIKKYRLGGRSKDKESSPLPIGRAASESVETSVKRLTLTSSQSVPKAGALTSLTRTASAVFSRSFEQVAAGTTPPPGNHTAPESGTYSCSLQEEETAYLNHTQRSPSISAHLGSDL